In the genome of Curtobacterium sp. MCLR17_036, the window ACCGACCGAACGGGCCAGGTCGGTCCCGAAGAACACCCGGTCGTCCTGTCGGCGGAGTGTCCGTCCGCTCACGTGCGCGATCGCCCCGTGGGCGAGGCCCCGGTCCGATCCGGCGAGCAGGTGCAGGTCCGCCGTGCCGCCCTCGAACAGCACGTGCAGGCGGATGCGGTCCCACGGTGACGGGTTCGCAGCCGATGCGAACGGGGCGACGTGGGCGAGGGCGGTCCGGAGGTCGTCGACCTCGACCTCGAGCAGCCAGGTCGTCACGCCGCTCCGCACGCCACGCAGAAGCCGATGTCCGCGGTGACGGTCGCGCCGCACGAGGAGCAGGGACGCGACCCGTCGTCCTCGGCCGTGCTCGGCTCCGTCGCCGGCTGCGTGGCCGTGGCACGGGCGGTCGCGACCGCCCGTGCCGGTGTGGCCGTGGCCGTCGGGAGGCGGCGCTCACCGAGGGTCGGCGCGGAGCCGCTCTCGTCCTTGAGCAGCGCCGACAGGATCGGGACGAGGAGCTCCGCGTTCTCGTCCGAGGGGACGAAGTCCGGCTCGTCCTCGAGCCAGCGCAGGAGGTCCGGCAGCCCCGCCGCCGGGACGTCCCCCGGCCACGAGACGTCCTGGACCCGGCCGAGACCGTTGTCCCGTGGCATCATCACGACGACCGGCTTCAACGCCGTCCGGATGCCGAGGTTCCGCATCTTGCGGTCGAACCGCTCACGGGCGAGCTTCATGTTCCCCGACATCTTGCGCGGGTGTCCGACCGCCCCCTCGGTCTGCAGGTCGATCGCGATGAGCGTCGGTACCGAGGACCGGCCCTGCGCGTCCTCGCGCTCGACGGTCCACCGGACGCCGCCCTGGTCGTAGTTCTTCACGTCGACGAGCCAGATCGAGGACCCGGTGACCACGACGCAGTCGATGTCCGTCTGGAGCTGCTTGCTCGCTCCGACACCCTCGTCCGGCATGTGCACGGACCAGAACGTGGCGAAGCGTCCGAGCAGCCCGCGCTGCTCGAGGACCCTGGCGAAGTTGACCTCGCCCTCCCTGCCGCGCTCGATCGCGCGCTCGTCGAACCCCGATCCGCCGAGACCGGCACCGGGGTCTCCGTACATCCACGGGTTCGGTCCGATCTCGACGTCCACCAGCTCACTCGGTTCGTACCCGGTGCGCTCGCCGTCCCCCGACGGCCGCGCCGCCCACTTCCGGTCGCGCTCCACGCGGGCGACGTGGTCGAGCTCGCGTTCGCGGTTGGACCGGATCCGTTGCTCCTCGGCGGCGCGCACGAGGTCGGCCGCGTCCACCGCTGCGCCGGTACGGATGCTCGACGCGAGGGCAGGGCGGGCGATGGTCGCGGCGACGACCGCGAGCGACCACAGCAGGTGCACCGGGAGCACGTGGCCGGCAACCGGTGCCGACGACGCTGTGACGATGCCACCCAGCACCGCGGTCGCGAGCGCTGCGATCGACACGATGGTGCCGAGCACACCCGACCGGGGACGGAAGTAGTCCCGCGCCACCCGACCCGCGAGCGCCAGGCCGACGATCACGGCGAACCACGCGGGCGAGGTCAGACCGCCGACCAGCCAGCTCAGACCGTTCAGGATGGTCAGCACCGCGACCAGGACGTCCGCGGTGCGCGCGTACCTCCGCCGCCGGGTCTCCAACGGACCGCTCATCTTCGTTCCTCTCGTCGAGCGCACGGTCAGCTCCGCCCCGCCACGGTCCAGAGGACGGCGGAGAGCCCGAGCAGGCCGAAGCCGATCCCGAAGCGTGCCGGCCGTCGTGCCCGGAACCGCCGCGGCGTGAAGAGCGCGACGAAGAGCACGATGCCGCCGACGAGCGCGACCACCGAGGCCGTCGTGGAGAGGAGCTGGTTCACATCGCCGACCGTAGGTGTGCGGACGTGTCCGGACGGGTGTCCGGACCGCTCTCCGGACAACCCCGGACAGCGGTCGACCGGTCAGTCGGTGAGGGGCGCCCCGGTCGAGGTCGCCGACCGCCGCTCGAGCAGCACGAGGAGCCCGAACGCCGCGAAGGTGGTCAGGACCTTGTCGACGACGGACGCCCCGAGGTTCGCCAGGGCGACCGCCGCCCACGGTCCGTCCCCGGCCGCCGACAACACGTCGATGTACGCCTGGGTGCCGTGCGTCACGGTGGCCTGGTACGCGAGCACCGTCACCGGAGTCGCCACGGCGGTGCACCCGACGGCCACCACGAGGCCGAGCACGAGCAGCCGCCACGGCGACCGCTGCAGGCTCCACTGCCGGACGCCCACTCCCCAGAGCACCCCGGCCACGGCGCCGACGAGCGCGAACCAGAACGAGGTGGGCCCGTGCGCGAGCTGGTTGAGGAGCACCGCTCCGGCACCGACCCCGGCACCGATCCACGGGCCGAGTCGGAGGGCGACGACGGCGGTGCCGATCGTGTCGAGCCAGATCGGCAGGTGGAACTGTCCCGAGACGCTGGCACCGAAGAGGTCGATTCCGACGGCAGCGGCGACGAGCAGCGCGAGGGAACCGGCGTCGGGACGGTGACCGGCCCCGGTCGGCCACCAGCGGCGGACCGACGCGACCGCCGTGGGGACCGAGCCGGTCCGCGGAGCCGCCCCGGGCCTCCCGATCGGCCGCTCGTCGGTCTCCGGACGGGCGGCCGGAGCCGAACCGACCGTGGGTCCGGCGGTCCACGTCGCCGGAGCCGCCCCGTCTGCCGCGACCACCGGCGAGCGCGCCGCGCGCTCCCACGCCTCGACGTCACCGTCCGCGACGCCGAGGACACGGACGACCTCACCGACGAGCACGGCGTTCAGCCGGGTGCGTCCCGGGCGGAAGACGTCGTAGACCGTGGACCGCGCGATCCGCGCTGCCCCCTCCTGCGTACCGGCGGCGAGCCGGCGAGCGGTGATCCGTGCGGCGATGTCGCCGTACGAGGGATCGCCGGCGGTGTGTCGCAACCGCTGCAGGCGGTCTGCGAACGCCTCCGTGGTCGCCGGTCCGACCTGCTGTTCCCGCGTGCTCACGTACTGACTCTCCCCCGGTGATCCGGGGAACCAACATACCGAGGCGGACTCGGTCCGGCTGGCACCCGAAGGGGGGACCACGACGGTGCTCGACGCCGTCGGGTTCGTCGGGGCCCGACCGTTGCGCCGTGTGTCCGTTCCCCTCGCAGCCGTCAGGGGTCGGAGTTATGGTGTGCGGCATGGCCCCCGTCCTGACCTCGCCGCTCGTGTCGACGCAGTGGCTCGCAGACCACCTCGGTGCTGACGAGCTCATCGTGCTCGACGCCTCGGTGCACACGGACGGTGCCGGGCGTGGGACGACCTGGCACAGCGCGCGGGACGCCCACGAGCAGCGTGGCCACGTACCGGGAGCGCGGTACGCCGACCTCATCCGGGCGTTCTCGACGCCGGACGCCGACCTCCCCTTCACCCGACCCGACGCCGACCGGTTCGAGGCCGCGGCCGCAGCCCTCGGCGTGACCGACACCGCCACCGTCGTGGTCTACGACGACGGGAGCGGTGAGTGGTCCGCACGGCTCTGGTGGATCTTCCGCTCGTTCGGCTTCGACGCCGTCGCGGTCCTCGACGGCGGGTTCGCCAAGTGGCGTGACGAGGGGCGTCCGGTGCGGGTCGGTGCCCTCCACGCCTCCCCGGAGGACTCCGCCCTGCCGCACCGCGCGTTCCTGGCGGGCCAGGAGCGTCCGCTCTGGGCAGACCGCGACCGGGTCCTGCGGGCCGTGTCCGGCGACGAGCCCGCGTCACTGGTCCTGGCGGCGCCCGCGTCGGCGCTCGGCGACGACCACCCGCCGCTCGTGCCGGGCAGCACCTCGGTGGCGGCGGACTCGCTGCTCGACCCGGACACCGGCACGTACCTGCGCGGGTCCGCCCTGGCGCGAGCGTTCGCCGACGTGATCGGCGACGACGAGATCGTCACCTACTGCGGGGTCGGCAGCGCCGCGTGCGTCGACGCGCTCGCGCTGACGGTGCTGGGGCACGACCGGGTGCGGGTGTACGACGGGTCGCTGGCCGACTGGTGGCGGCACGAGCCCGAGGCGCTCGCGTCCTGACCCGGCGGCGAGCGGGCCGACCGGGCCGGCGGCCGACCGGGCCGACCGACCGACCCGGCAGCCGACCGGGCCGACGGCGGCCCCGTCCGAGCGACTACCCGGCCGACCCGGCCGACCGCTGCCCGGCGCCCGACGAGACCGCCCCGGCAGACCCGGCACGTGCGACCGCCCCGGCACGGCTAGCGTGGGCACATGAGCAGCAGACGCGCGGTCGTCCTCGGCGGTACCGGCGGGATCGGTTCGGCCGTCGCGCGTGAGCTCCTCGACGTCTCCGGCCGCGGCGGTGACGACTGGCAGGTCGACGTCCTCGCCCGACGCGGTGGCCCCGCCGCCGACGCCCTGACCGCACGCGGCGTGACCTTCACCGCGGGCGACCGGCGCGACACGAGCACCCTGCGCGACCTGCTGCGCCCGGGAGCGGACCTGGTGGTCGACACGGTCGGCCTGACCCGTGACGACGCCGTGCAGCTCCTGCCGTTCCTCGACGACGTCGGGTCCTCGGTGTTCGTCTCGTCGCGCTCCGTCTACGTCGACGAGCAGGGCCGGCACGCGAACTCCCTCGACAAGCCGGTGTTCGGCGGGGCCGTCACCGAGCTCCAGCCCACGGTGACCGCGGGTGACGGCGACCCGACGAGTCGTGACGGCTACGGTGCGGCGAAGGTCGCCGCGGAGCAGGTCCTGCTCGACCACGGCGCCCCGGTGACGGTGCTGCGTCCGTCGAAGGTGTACGGCGTGGGCATCGGCCGACCGCGGGAGTGGTTCGTCGTCCGCCGGGTCCTCGACGGCCGCGAGCGCGTCCTGCTCGCCGACGCCGGCCGCAGCGTCGACCACACGACCGCCGCGAGCGGCATCGGCTCGCTCGTCCGCCTGGTCGCCGACGCGCCGGACCGCCGCATCCTCAACGTGGCGGACGACACCGCCCCGAACGCGCTCGAGATCGTCCGGACGATCGCCGCACACCTGGACCACCGGTTCGACGAGGTCCTGCTCGACCAGGACGCGCCGGCGTTCGTCGGCACCACGCCGTGGTCGTCGCCGTCGCCGTTCGTCCTGGACACCACCGCCGCCCGGGCCACGGGGTGGCAGCCGCCGACGTTCGCGTCCGCCGTCCTGCCGGAGCTCGACTGGCTCGTCGAGACCGCCCACGCGGTCCCGGCGGGCAGCGACGTGCCGTGGGCCGCCGACCCGTTCTGGGACCGCATGTTCGACTACGGCCCCGAGGACGCCGCGCTCGCACTGCTCTCCCTCGGCCTGGGCTGACCGTGGCCGACGTCGCGCCCGGCCGCCCCGAGGTCCTGTTCATCGGCGGGCGCTCGGGTGTCGGCAAGTCGGCGGCGGCCGAGGCCCTGCACGACCTGCTCGTCGGCGCCGACGTGCACCACGCGGTGATCGAGGGCGACGTCCTCGACCTCGCCCACCCGGCGCCGCACGTCGCACACCCCGAGGTCCGCCTCGCCGAGCGGAACCTCGCCCTGCTCTGGTCGGCGTACCGGGACCTCGGGCACCACCGGTTGGTGTTCACGAACACGGTGTCCGTGCTCGAACAGGACCGGCTGGCCGCCGCCGTCGGCGACGACCCCGTGGTCACCGCCGTCCTGCTCCGGGCAGGTGACGACGTCGCCGCCGAGCGGCTGGGCCGTCGGTCCGGCGGCGTGGTCCCGTCGGCGCAGCTCGCGCACAGCACGCGGACGGCCAGGAGGCTCGACACGGCCACCCCGGACGCCGTCACCCGGGTGGACACGGACGGCCGGACGCCCGAGCAGGTCGCGCGGCACCTCGCGTCGCTCACGGGGTGGCTACCCGCCTGATCCCCGCTGGTCCCTGTGGACGGGCGGCAACCGTCCACAGATCCTCCGAGACGGCGACCCACCCAGTCGGGACGGGGCACGCTGGGAGCCATGAACGACAACCGACTCGGCACCTCGGTCAGCCCGTACCTGCGGATGCACGCCGACAACCCGGTGGACTGGCGCGAGTGGGGGCCGGACGCCTTCGCCGAGGCCCGCCGCCGCGACGTCCCCGTCCTGGTCTCCGTCGGGTACGCCACCTGCCACTGGTGCCACGTCATGGCTCGCGAGAGCTTCGCCGACCCCGAGGTCGGCGAGCTGCTCCGCCGCGACTTCGTCGCCGTCAAGGTCGACCGGCAGGAGAACCCCGACGTCGACGCCAGCCTGATGGCCGCGGCGAGCGCGTTCACCCAGCAACTCGGGTGGCCGCTGACCACGTTCCTGACGCCCGACGGGCACGTGTTCTTCGCCGGCACCTACTACCCGCCCACCCCCGTCGGCCAGGTCCCGGCGTTCCGGCAGATCCTGGCGGCGGTGCTCGACGCGTGGACGGAGCGCCGGCACGAGGTCGACGCGAACGCGGCGGCGATCGCGACCGCGATCCGGCAGGGAGCCGAGTCGGACGCAGCCGCCCTGGTCGGCGACGGACCCACCGGGGGCGACCCGCGCCTCCCGTCCGTCGACCGGGTCCGCGCCGTCACCGGCCAGCTCCTGCGTTCCGAGGACACCACGTACGGCGGTTTCGGCGGCGCGCCGAAGTTCCCCGGGGCACCGCTGCTCGAGTTCCTCGGCGACGCGGCAGCCGACGGCGACGCCCAGGCCGCCGGGCTGCTCGACCGGTCGCTGGCGGCGATCCGCGGTTCCGAGCTCACCGACGCCGACGGCGGTGTCTTCCGGTACGCGACCCGGCGTGACTGGAGCGTGCCGCACTACGAGCGGATGCTGTACGACAACGCGGGGCTGCTCGCGGTCGCCGGTGCCGAGCAGGCCCGGGGCATCGCGGACTTCCTCCGCGACACGCTGCGCCGCGAGGACGGGGCGTTCGTCGCGGCGCAGGACAGCGAGTCGACGATCGACGGACGGCGGGTCGAGGGCGAGTGGTACCGACGTCCGCTCGCCGAACGCGCGCTGCTCGATCCCCCACCCCTCGACGACCAGGTCCTGACCGGGTGGAACGGCCTGGCGATCCGGGGGCTCGCGATCGCCGGCGCCCGCCACGGCGACGACGAGATGGTCGACCTCGCCCGCGGTGCCGCCGACGCCGTCCTGCGGGCCCACGTCCGCGACGGCCACGTCGTCGTCCGGTCGAGCACCTCGCGGGGGGCGTCGGTCGCGCCGCCGACCGTCGAGGACGTCGGGCTCCTGGCCGAGGGGCTGCTCGAACTCGCCCTCGTCACCGGGGACGCCGGACTCGCCGTCGCGGCGAGGTCACTGGTGGACGACGGCGTCGCGGGGCGCTTCGACGTGGACCCCGTCCTGGCGGCCGCGGGCACCGCGACCGGCGAGCAGCCGCAGACCGCGGTGCGGTCCGGCACGGTGGCGTTGGCCGCCGCTGCGGCGACCCTCGCGGCACTGACCGGCGACGACGGGTACCGCGTCGCCGCGACCCGTCTCGTCGCCGACCGTGCCGTGACCGGGACCGAACGGCCACTCGGCCACGCCGATGCCCTCGGCGTCGCCCTCGCGCTGCAGCGGCCGTCGCGCGAGGTCGTCGTCGTCGCGTCCGACCCGCACGACCCGCTGCGCGACGCCGTCCGGGGCGCTCTCCGGCCGGGGACCGTCGTCGCACGGGTGACCCCGGAGCAGGCGAGCGACTGGTCGGCGGCGGGCTTCGCACTGTTCGACGAGCGGGCGTCGCTCGACCCCGCGGCCTTCGTCTGCCACGACCGCGTGTGCGCGCTGCCCGCCCGGTCGGTCACGGAACTCGCCGCGCAGACCGTGTGACGGTATCCTGGAATGCTCATGTCTTCCTCGCCGCTCGTCATCACCTACCCGCCGGAGCTGCCGGTCTCGCAGCGACGGGACGACATCGCGGCCGCCATCCGCGACAACCAGGTGGTCATCGTCGCCGGGGCCACCGGGTCCGGCAAGACGACCCAGCTGCCGAAGATCTGCCTCGAGCTCGGACGCGAGCACATCGGCCACACACAGCCCCGCCGGATCGCCGCACGCACCATCGCCGAGCGGGTGTCCGAGGAGCTCGGCGGCGAGCTGGGCGACCTCGTGGGCTACCAGGTGCGGTTCACCGACAAGGTGTCGTCGAACACCCGGGTGAAGCTGATGACCGACGGCATCCTGCTCAACGAGATCCACTTCGACCGCGACCTGGAGCGCTACGACACGATCATCATCGACGAGGCCCACGAGCGCTCGCTGACGATCGACTTCCTGCTCGGGTACCTGAAGCGCCTGCTCCCCCGCCGTCCTGACCTCAAGCTCATCATCACGAGTGCGACGATCGACCCGCAGTCCTTCTCGGAGCACTTCGGCGGCGCCCCGATCATCGAGGTCTCCGGCCGCACCTACCCGGTCGAGGTCCGCTACCGGCCGCTCGTCGCCGAGGACCCGAAGGACGCCGACGGCTCCGGTGGCTCCGGTGGCTCCGACGACGAGGACGACCCCCGCACCGACGACAGCGGCGGCGGCCGGACGCCCGACGACCGCGACGTCATGCAGGGCATCACGGACGCGCTCGACGAGCTGGATCGCGAGGCCCCCGGCGACGTCCTGGTGTTCCTGTCCGGCGAGAACGAGATCCGCGACGCGCAGGACGCCATCGAGGGCAAGCGCTACCCGGGCACCGAGGTCCTGCCGCTCTACGGCCGGCTGTCCGCCGCCGACCAGCACCGGGTGTTCGAGCGCCGCAGCACCCCGGGCGTCCGCCGTCGGGTCGTCCTGGCGACCAACGTGGCGGAGACGAGCCTGACGGTCCCCGGCATCAAGTACGTCGTCGACACCGGCACGGCCCGCATCTCGCGGTACTCGCCGCGGGCGAAGGTGCAGCGGCTGCCGATCGAGGCGATCAGCCAGGCGAGCGCGAACCAGCGGTCCGGGCGTGCCGGGCGCACGAGCGACGGCATCGCGATCCGGCTCTACTCCGAGGACGACTTCGGCCGCCGGCCCGAGTACACGGACCCGGAGATCCTCCGCACGAACCTCGCCGCGGTGATCCTGCAGATGATCTCCCTGGGCTTCGGCGACATCGAGTCGTTCCCCTTCCTGCAGCCGCCGGACTCCCGCGGTGTGAAGGACGGCCTCGACCTGCTCCGCGAGCTCCGCGCCGTCGACACCGACGGTCGGATCACGAAGTCCGGCCGGCAGCTGACACGTCTGCCGATCGACCCCCGGCTCGGACGGATGGTGCTCGAGGCCGGGCGCCAGGGGGTCGGCCGCGAGGTCATCGCGGTCGTCAGTGCCCTGAGCATCCAGGACCCGCGCGAGCGTCCCCTCGAGAAGCGTGCGCACGCCGACCAGCTGCACGCCCGCTTCGCCGACCCCACCAGCGACTTCCTCACGCTGCTCAACCTGTGGAACCACATCGAGGACAAGCAGGAGGAGCTCTCGTCGAGCGCCTTCCGCCGCCTGTGCAAGGCCGAGTTCCTCAACCACCTGCGCATCCGCGAGTGGCAGGACCTGTACCGGCAGCTCTCCCGCGCCGCGAAGCAGGTCGACGTCCGGGTCGGGCAGTCCCGCTCCGACGACGGCGATGCGGTGCACCGTTCGCTGTTGTCCGGCCTGCTCAGCCAGATCGGTCTGCGCGACCGTGAGAAGCGCGACTACCTCGGGTCCCGGAACACCCGCTTCGTGGTCTTCCCGGGCAGCGTGCTGGCGAAGAAGCAGCCGGACGCCGTGATGGCCGCCGAGCTCGTCGAGACCAGCCGGCTGTTCGCCCGCACCGTCGGTCGGATCGACCCCGCGTGGGTCGAGCCCCTCGCCGGCGACCTGCTGAAGCGCACGTACGGCGAACCCCACTGGGAGAAGAAGCAGGGCGCCGCGGTCGCGTACGAACGGGTGACGCTGTTCGGCGTCCCCATCGTGCAGCGTCGTCGGGTGCAGTACGCCCGCATCGACCCGGAGCACTCCCGCGAGCTCTTCATCCGGCACGCCCTGGTCGAGGGCGAGTGGGACTCCCAGCAGGCGTTCGACCGCGCCAACCGGAAGCTCCGCAAGGAACTCGAGCAGCTCGAGGAGCGCACCCGGCGCCGCGACATCCTGCTCGACGACGAGAACGTCTACGAGTTCTACGACGCCCGCGTCCCCGCCGACGTCGCGACCACCCGCGCCTTCGAGGGCTGGTGGCGTCAGGCGCGACGCGACCAGCCGGACCTGCTCACGATGCAGCGGTCCGACCTGCTCGACGAGGACGCCGCCGAGGCCGCGCAGGACCAGCAGGAGTACCCGACCCAGTGGCGGAGCGGCGACCAGCGGCTCGCCATCCGGTACCGCTTCGAGCCGGGAGCCCAGGACGACGGGGTCAGCGTCCAGGTGCCGCTCGCGCTGCTCCCCCGGATGCGCGAGGAGGGCTTCGACTGGCAGGTGCGCGGCCTGCGCAAGGAGCTCGTCACCGCGCTCATCAAGTCGCTGCCGAAGCAGATCCGCAAGAACGTCGTGCCCGCGGCGGACTGGGCCGAGAAGATCGTGGCCGAGCTGCCCGACGACGCCCCCACCGAGCCGACGGAGTCCTTCCGCGCCACCCTCGCCAAGGCCATCCAGCGGATGACCTACGTGCCGGTGTCCGAGTCGGACTTCGACCTGAGCCGGGTCCCCGCACACCTGCTGCCCACGTGGGCGGTCGTCGACGAACGCGGCCGTCGGGTCGAGGCCGGCAAGGACCTGTCGGCACTGCAGACCAAGCTGAAGGACCGCACCCAGGAGAGCGTCGCCCGGGCGACGCAGGAACGTGGGCGGAACCGATCGGGAGGCCCGGCGCAGGTCGCCGACGCCACCGCCGGTCGGACGGTGGAGCGTTCCGGTCTCACCACGTGGCCGACGGACGACCTGCCGCAGACCCTCGACACGAAGCAGGCGGGCGGCGTGATCCGCGCCTACCCGGCGCTGGTGGAGGAGGGCTCGGGGCCGAAGGCGACGGTCGGCGTGCAGCTGCTCGCGACCCCGGCGGACCGCCAGGTCCGGATGCCCGCCGGGGTGCGGCGGCTCGTGATGCTCGCGGTGCCCTCGCCGGTGTCGTACATCCAGTCGCACCTGACCGCGCAGGAGAAGCTCGCGCTCGCCGCGAGCCCGTACCCGTCGACGGCGGCGCTGTTCGACGACGTGCTCGCGGCCGTGGTGGACGCCGGCATCCGTCGCGCGCACCCGGACGGCCTGGTGTTCACGAAGGCGGGGTTCGAGGCCGTCCGTGACGCCGTGTCCGCCACGGTCGTCGACACGATGTTCGCGGCCGTCTCCGAGCTCGCCGCCGTGTTCGCCGCGCAGCGGTCCGCGGAGCGCGCGCTCAAGCAGGCGAACTCGATGTCGCTGCTCGGCGCCCTGACGGACATGCGCCAGCAGGTGGAACGCCTCGTGTACCCGGGCTTCGTCTCGGACGCGGGGCTCGACCGGCTCCGGCGGGTCCGGGTGTACCTGCAGGGCGTCGAGGCACGCGTCCAGAAGCTCCTGCAGAACCCCGGTCGCGACGCGACGTGGATGCGCGAGGTCACCGTCGCGACCGACCGGTACGTCGACGCCGGTGGGAGCTTCCCACCCGCCGTCGGAGCCCACCCGGAGCTCGTGCACGCCCGGTGGATGCTCGAGGAGTTCCGGCTGAGCCTGTTCGCGCAGGAGCTCGGCACCGCCGAGACGGTCTCGTTGCAGCGGATCACGAAGGCCCTGGCAGCGGCGCGCTGACGAGGCTAGCGTGTCGGCCATGATCGGCACACTCGACGTCGTCGTCCTGGACTGCTCCGACACCCGCGCCCTCGCCCGCTTCTACGCCGAGCTGCTCGGCGGGGAGATCGTCGAGTTCGAGGAGGACTGGGCAGAGGTCGCGCTCCCCTTCACCGACCACCGTCCGATCCTCGCGTTCCAACGGGTCGACGAGTACCGCGCGCCCGAGTGGCCGGGCCAGGCGGTCCCGCAGCAGAGCCACCTCGACGTGAAGGTCGACGACCTCGACGCGGGCGAGACCGCGGTCCTGGCGATCGGGGCGACGGCGACGGGCTCCGGGACGGCGACGTTCCGGGTGTACCTCGACCCGGCCGGTCACCCGTTCTGCCTCGTGCACCCGACGGACTGAGCGGCTGCGGCACCGGGCGGCCATGCTGGTCCGATGACCCCGTCCGACGCACACCTCGAACCGATCGACACGGACCGCTGGGCCCGGCGTGAGCACTTCGAGCACTACCGGCGGCGCGTGCCCTGCTCGTACGAGATGACGGTCGATCTCGACGCCACCCGGTTCGTCGAGGCGGTCCGTCGTGCCGGTGTGCGGACCTACCCCGCGCAGCTCTGGGCGATCAGCACCGTCGTGAACCGGCACCCGGAGTTCCGGATGCAGCTCCTGCCGGACGGGTCCCCCGCGGTGTGGGACGTGGTCCACCCGGAGTTCACCGTGTTCCACCCGGAGCCCGAGACGTTCTCGGGGTTGGTGGTCCGCCACGACGCCGACTTCCGCCGGTTCCACGACGACGCCGTCGCGACCATCGCCGAGCACCGGCACGACACCCGCATGTTCCCGCAGCAGGACCGCCCGCGGAACGTGTTCGACGTGTCGAGCCTGCCCTGGACGGCGTTCACCGGCTTCGCCCTGCACATCGCCGACGGGTGGGACCACCTGCTGCCGATCATCACGCTCGGTCGGTACCGCACCGTCGACGACCGGGTCCTGCTGCCGATGGCCCTGCAGGTCAACCACGCCGCCGCCGACGGCTTCCACGCGGCCCGTCTCGTGCGCGAGGTCGAGGAACTCCTCGGGGAGCCGGGCTGGATCGCCCCCTGATCCGGGGGCACGACCGGCCCCGGACACCCCTCGGCCGAGGGATGCACGGACCTGTCTGCCCGCGCTCTGGGGGACACGGCGTGGCCTGAG includes:
- a CDS encoding CatA-like O-acetyltransferase is translated as MTPSDAHLEPIDTDRWARREHFEHYRRRVPCSYEMTVDLDATRFVEAVRRAGVRTYPAQLWAISTVVNRHPEFRMQLLPDGSPAVWDVVHPEFTVFHPEPETFSGLVVRHDADFRRFHDDAVATIAEHRHDTRMFPQQDRPRNVFDVSSLPWTAFTGFALHIADGWDHLLPIITLGRYRTVDDRVLLPMALQVNHAAADGFHAARLVREVEELLGEPGWIAP
- a CDS encoding VOC family protein → MIGTLDVVVLDCSDTRALARFYAELLGGEIVEFEEDWAEVALPFTDHRPILAFQRVDEYRAPEWPGQAVPQQSHLDVKVDDLDAGETAVLAIGATATGSGTATFRVYLDPAGHPFCLVHPTD
- the hrpA gene encoding ATP-dependent RNA helicase HrpA, with the translated sequence MSSSPLVITYPPELPVSQRRDDIAAAIRDNQVVIVAGATGSGKTTQLPKICLELGREHIGHTQPRRIAARTIAERVSEELGGELGDLVGYQVRFTDKVSSNTRVKLMTDGILLNEIHFDRDLERYDTIIIDEAHERSLTIDFLLGYLKRLLPRRPDLKLIITSATIDPQSFSEHFGGAPIIEVSGRTYPVEVRYRPLVAEDPKDADGSGGSGGSDDEDDPRTDDSGGGRTPDDRDVMQGITDALDELDREAPGDVLVFLSGENEIRDAQDAIEGKRYPGTEVLPLYGRLSAADQHRVFERRSTPGVRRRVVLATNVAETSLTVPGIKYVVDTGTARISRYSPRAKVQRLPIEAISQASANQRSGRAGRTSDGIAIRLYSEDDFGRRPEYTDPEILRTNLAAVILQMISLGFGDIESFPFLQPPDSRGVKDGLDLLRELRAVDTDGRITKSGRQLTRLPIDPRLGRMVLEAGRQGVGREVIAVVSALSIQDPRERPLEKRAHADQLHARFADPTSDFLTLLNLWNHIEDKQEELSSSAFRRLCKAEFLNHLRIREWQDLYRQLSRAAKQVDVRVGQSRSDDGDAVHRSLLSGLLSQIGLRDREKRDYLGSRNTRFVVFPGSVLAKKQPDAVMAAELVETSRLFARTVGRIDPAWVEPLAGDLLKRTYGEPHWEKKQGAAVAYERVTLFGVPIVQRRRVQYARIDPEHSRELFIRHALVEGEWDSQQAFDRANRKLRKELEQLEERTRRRDILLDDENVYEFYDARVPADVATTRAFEGWWRQARRDQPDLLTMQRSDLLDEDAAEAAQDQQEYPTQWRSGDQRLAIRYRFEPGAQDDGVSVQVPLALLPRMREEGFDWQVRGLRKELVTALIKSLPKQIRKNVVPAADWAEKIVAELPDDAPTEPTESFRATLAKAIQRMTYVPVSESDFDLSRVPAHLLPTWAVVDERGRRVEAGKDLSALQTKLKDRTQESVARATQERGRNRSGGPAQVADATAGRTVERSGLTTWPTDDLPQTLDTKQAGGVIRAYPALVEEGSGPKATVGVQLLATPADRQVRMPAGVRRLVMLAVPSPVSYIQSHLTAQEKLALAASPYPSTAALFDDVLAAVVDAGIRRAHPDGLVFTKAGFEAVRDAVSATVVDTMFAAVSELAAVFAAQRSAERALKQANSMSLLGALTDMRQQVERLVYPGFVSDAGLDRLRRVRVYLQGVEARVQKLLQNPGRDATWMREVTVATDRYVDAGGSFPPAVGAHPELVHARWMLEEFRLSLFAQELGTAETVSLQRITKALAAAR